GCACTTATTTCCTTTGTTGGCACAGGAAATGGCAGAGCTCATAAGTAGAAAAGCTCCAGAAACATTTCACACGTAAGCGACAAGTATAGATCTTCTGAGTTtgctgatgatgctgtgtgttATATTTGACTCATCTCAGGATTCACTCTGTAAGAACTACTTTTTTCAAGTCTAATTCAAACGGTCAGCAATAATGGGAAAATGTGTGGCTACTAATTTGGCCTGAACACAGAGTTAACTCTGAGACTATTCTGAGCGCCCCAAAACCCTGTCAGTCCTgtcaaatgtgaaaaaataacttaataaatTAATAGAAATGGGGTATATTTTGTTATTCCAACCAAataatgaagctttctgaagccgTTCTTTAGCAAGACACCGAATGCTGATGTCAGCTGTAACATCTGGATGATGGGAGTATGGGTGCATCACATATCTTTACTTCCTTCttcttgcatttttttcttaaaaacaccAGATGCTTATGGGAGAACAGAAAGTTTGCGAAATAATTCTTTTAAGAAAACATTGTCCTTTCTGGCCTGTAATGTTTACACTGTAAACCAGCCAAGTTTAAATGTTGTTAAATAGTAGCTATCCTCTTAATATAAATCATGTCCGAAGCTTTCTACCCCTTTATATTCAAtttttttagttagttttcatATCTAAATAACCTGCAAAGTCAAAATGCATAAAAGAAACTTTCAccagctgggcccacgtcctcatcttaggtttgacagtgttttagtagataaaggtgaatggcttggacatgaattgagctgcggtttggggaaggcctcgaaggggactggcagcGGCTCCTgtgcctggcagatccccatgtactaaatagaagtgaaaaaattaaagaattGAACAGGTGAAGGAGGGTGGGGCACATAAATGAGAACGAgcagcttgtagaactgggggaacatatatagataagaaccagaaggagcgtgtttggaggcgtggtcatGCTCCTGGAATTCAGATACTTTATCTCCAATAAAATGTAAGATCTTTTAGTTTCTGAATTTATGCTTGAATGTGgttaaaatgcaaaacactaaCACTCGAGCCTGAAAGCAAGGACTGACATCACAATGTCTGCATTCATTTTCCTATTTAcagagtttaaaataaaatcttaagACCAGGACTGCAGCATGgcagaaaaaggttttgtgagATAAATGCTACAGAAATATTTACAGTTTTCCCTTCTGAAAAAGTCTTTTGTTCATAAATAATTTTAACTAAAAATATTACCCTTTTGGTCCTTTAGGTTACATTAAATTTAGATTACGTTAAATAACTAATTTACTAAACTTGTTCTTAACGATTCTCCAACAAATGCATTGATGAAATATGTCATGTCATGACTTCCAGCTTCTGTGGAACTCCTCATACTTCCACAATCTAAGAACTGTGTGAtgaaatgtgtcattttgtAAAGTTCCTCTTTAATCACTGTTAAATTTATTCGTAtaaagagagaggaggaaaCAGAAACAGCTGAGGCGAATAACTGGAGGAATCATTTCTACTTTTAACACCTTAACTATTCTGCATCTCCAGATATCTAGTTCTTCACGCTCTCTGGAGAAGAAGGTAGATCACAGGGGAACAAATCATTTACTCACTGTTCTTCAAGCTTTTTGAAAATGGTCAACTCTAGAAGTGTGTTACTGCTGGTCTGCACAGTCTTGGTGGTTGGGGCCATCTGTGGATCAGACGGTAAGATTAAACTTCAGACTCCGTGTAAGAGCTTTCAACTGGCTTTTCCCTGtttaaaattcaattttttaaaagtaatttgtgTTCCAGCAAAGATTTGGATATCTGCTGCATAACAGTCAGCAGTAAGAAGATTTAGGAAGCaagttttttgttctttcagcTGTAGCCTCGGTGGTGTTTAACAGGATTCAAACTTAGGCTTAGATTATGTGCAAATTGTATATAAGGCCAGCAAGTACAAAACGGAGTCCTGTTCAAGCCCTGATATAAAAAATCAGTTTGCAACCAGCAGGAATATTCCTGGACTAAATATGAGCAGAAGAATCTAGATTTAATACCCATGCAAGTGAAAgggaaacacaaacattagATGCTGCTTAAAAATCCCCATGGAAATATAGCCCAGTAAGAAGTGATCCAGCTTAATCCCAAATTTACCTGGATAATATGAAATCCTGCTTAACAGAACAGGCCTCTGCTCTTATTGTTTAGGCGCATTCTTGAAGAATATAGTGTCTTAAATGAAGACATAAATTGGTGTAAGTAGCTACTTTGTTAATACTTTTATAATGTTTGCTTTACATTTCTCATTAGTAGAAAACCTACAAGGTGAggcacaaaataaatatttcatgtcACTTAATGTCTGGTAACAGTTCAAAAGTCagcttttgtttacttttgttaGCAGTTTTATGACATTTTAAACCCAAATTTCACTTTGAGTTTCCTCCCTGTGAGccaaatatattcagttttaaacTTCTAATCAGCTCGCCAAGATGGAAAGAGACGACCGTGCTGCGTTGCAGTCACCAACCTCGATATGAGTGCTGAGGTGGTGGGGGAAACATATCGTCAGCAGGCCGCAACACCACCCTGTGTGAAGGCTATAATGTAAGTCAGCACATCTTGTcctacacacaaacataaacacaaacaatctGTATGACCTTCTCTCTTTATTTCCAGTTTCAACACAGAACATGGACCGCTTTGTGCTGATCCAAACGCTCAGTGGGTCAAAGATCGTGAGTTAtgctaaaagaaacacacacacacacacacacacacacacacacacacacacacacacacatgaaaagtATTTGtagagaaaaactgaaactcCTGTTTGTCTCTCTTTCCTGTCCAGTCATTGCGAGCATGACGAGGGTATGAAGTACAAAGTGTGAGGTGAAGCATCGCTGCCTGTCGGCTCATCAGTATCTCCTCATGAATTTTATTCGAACttttctttgaaatgtttttattactttACTCTTTTAATTCTGTTCTTGTTCTTATATGACTTTATAGTGACGACTAATAATGGACGTGAATCTATGCTTAGACGAACCAactgattttcctttttttttttaagtttagttACATATTTAGTTTCAAATcttcttttattctttattttttgcttttatgatTCCATTTATCTGTGTACATCATGATGTTTTGCAAAGCTGACTCTGACAAATGATATCCAAATAAACTTTGACCACCAGTCATTCAATAAATCTAATATCTTAATAATCTCCCAGAAAGCTGCAgcccattttatttaaaaaatttaacaatttcttatttttatccattttaTCCCTGTGTTGCCTACAACTTTTAAACAACACTGTTGTTTCATTTGTCCTTATTTCCTTCATCTGCTACATATTTTCTTAGTTCTGTAGTTACACCAAATATCACTTTGAAGTTAAACCAGCTCTATGCAGCTATTTtataaaaaggtaaaaacagGAGCTTTAAAATTATCATCAGCAAATCCACAACAGAACGTGGTGCGATGGCCCAGTTAAAGTGTAAACCTCAACCTGATGGAAATGCTGTGGCTGGACCTAAAGACAGCTCTGCATAAGTGAACGACTCAAAACCTCAACCAGCTAAACatttcctccacaatgatgtgagagcTAAAAAAATGATGATTTAAAAATACCAGAACAAAGATGTTTATGAAACATCATAAATGTGTGGGACTGATAAACTTTCTATATATATCATCTGTAATGAGGAAGTGGTttagtgtgcgtgtgtgtgtgtgtgtgtgtgtgtgtgtgtgtgtgtgtagtgtacAGTACAATAAGATGCAAATGCCACACTGTAGACTTCCTGGATttgattcttgtttttattagattttaatATTTGAGCCACAGCTCAACAGAGCCACAGTCATTCTGGACTATCCTGCAAGTTCTCCTGGAAACTAAGAGCCAATATTAGAGGTTTTCTGCCTCCATGTTGCTTTTTTCAGCCATGTGGATGAGGGGGAGCCATGTTTAGTTTGTAACTACAAGAGAAAAAGAGTCACTCTTAGACagtcaaaatggaaaaaaaccaaaaataaccGTGGGGTTAGACTCATTACTCATGAAAATGCACAAACTACTGGTGTCAATCATCAGGCTCTTGACCATATTTGAGCATCTgtgaactttgtgtgtgtgaggctgtttCTCAGAAAGCTCTCAGTGAGGTGTTGATAGGCTGAAATACTGAAGTGTCCCTGATAAGAGGTGGAGGTGTGATATgccacaaccacacacacacaaatgcaaagaCCTACAGAAACCCGTCATCAGTTCTGCCTGCAGATGTTCCTACACTCACCAATAAATAACCAAGCATTGGTCAGCTTGTATAGCTTCAACCTGATCAGTGAGCCAGACCGCCGgtgaaaatgtctgtgaagatcctctccatcactctcctcctgctctttgtgtgtgtgagctctgCAGGTAACTGTGCTTTTactaaaaatatatcaaataattCAAATTGAAGACAAGAATTATTATTATGCAGTAGCTTCTACCTGTTTGTGAAGGTTGATGGGCTTGTGACTTTCTTTGGGTTTTAGTTGTGTATCACTGCTATGTAAGGACTCTGCTTGTCTCTTTTACCATAAACTTTTACATCAgtcatatttatatatgtaccTGCAAAAATTTAGCTTCCTGTGATTTTCGGGTGGCGTGTTGCATAGTAGACATCCGTTGTAAGGTACTTTTGACTACTGCCAACTTACTCAGGCGGGTGCAATGGTTCCTTTCCACCAAATGTTATTTCTGGGAAGCATGGTTACATTGTGACTCATTGCATAAGTATAAGGATATAATCTGCAAGCAGAAAAAGACACAGAGTATAAGATGAGTCGAAGTTATGTGATAAAGGTTGCTTCCCATTCATGAAATACTGACTGCTGCTACTAAATGAAGCTTCTTGTGTATTCGTATTCTCACCCtctaaaaaagaaattattctTTGGtgaataataacaaaaacagcaatCAAGGCTGAAAATTCCCTCCAGTCCCTGAATTCAGAAGATTATCTGGATCTGGACTGGTTTCTTAGATATCCTCTTGAAAACATAAAGACGATGTCTCCCAGCTGTTCGTATATTAATTTGATAGGtaaaagatattttaaaaagcttttgtttAGTGATGGAGTTTcatcacattttaaatgagacttTGCTCGAACCAGATATGTAAATCTTTAACCTTCTTCTTCTCAGCTCGTCATCCTTCAAGAAGCCGAATGTGCTGCATTAAGGTTACCACTTTAAATATGAGCCCTGAGGTGGTGGGGGAAACGTATCGTGAACAGGCTGCAGGATCACCCTGTGTCAAGGCTATAATGTAAGTCAGCACATGTTGTcctgcacacaaacataaacacaaacaatctGTATGATCTTCTCTCTTTATTTCCAGTTTCAACACAGAATATGGACAGCTTTGTGCTGATCCAAATGCTCAGTGGGTCAAGGATCGTAAGTTAtgctaacacacagacacacaacgaTGTGAAAAGTATTTGCAGAGAAAAACTCAAACACCTCTTATGTTTCCTCTCCAGTCACTGCCAACATGATGAAGGTGTGAAGCACAGAGTCTATGGCGAATCATCATCAGTGTTTCCTTTGACATGAACTTTAAAGACTTATTTAAAACCAGAacgctttatttttttttactcttaccTGTGAATTAACCCTGTAATTTATTTTAGATGTCAACCTCAGTCTTtgatgacagaaacagtttattaatattattattactgttattttaattttttttatttattattcaagttattttttcttgcccatattttatatttatatttttattgaggTTTGTATGTTGTGTTTTTGGACATAAAGTCTGTCAATAAAGGTTGAATTGAATTGCTTAATATTTTTTCTGTGTATTCTATATTCTGTATACaataataaaatcatagcaGTACGTGGGAAtacaaacttttttcttttttacctttCTTCCAATGAGTACAGTCAAGGGTTAAAGTGGGTTTTGGCAGGTGGGGAAACCCTATATTGGTTGTAAtggatttacacaactgaattcaacaaggAATAAGCAGATATTTCACAAGCTTTCCTGGCTGTAATTGAATAATTCGGTGCATTAAAATGCAGATTAACAGGCTCCCATACTGTATATTGTACATACGCTAACAAAAAGTGTCCAGGTCGGAAAAGGAGACACAGAAGCAAAATGGTTgaattaaagagttttattaaagtttctATTAATAActcaactaaaagagacggacaagccgctatcaccctttaaagaaacaaagcaaaactcAAGCGTCGGTCAGTAAACTGAAAAGTCAAAAAGAGATTAGTGACCAAACACACTCCTCTCCACAGAGCAAGAGCAAGAGCAAGAGCAAGAGCAAGAGCAAGAGCAAGAGCAAGAGCAAGAGCAAGAGCAAGAGCAAGAGCAAGAGCAAGAGCAAGAGCAAGAGCAAGAGCAAGAGCAAGAGCAAGAGCAAGAAAAatacagctcactagctgcagcCACCCAACATGGCCCTCTGGCACAGGTTCACCTTTCTCTGGGCTTAAATACCTTTAATTGCTGATGTGAGTCAgctgtacaaaagaaaaaggtggcACCTAAGGCAGGAGAGCTGGTAGGACACGCCCACACAGGCAacttcaggaggaggccctgctagggccgtaacaacAGCTCAAAGGCTTCAGAGGAAATAATCCGCAGGTCCTCTGTCTGGGGACCCAGTGTTTACGTTTTTCAGTTAGTTTCAGTTAGTTTTTGGTGATTTCTAGCTCTTTGGTTGTGTCTATTTGCCTCCCCTGTGTTACATGTTTCTTGTGTAGTCTCGCAGTTTGTTACTCTTGTCTCTGTGCTCCACgtttgctctgtctcccctgtcagctgtgtCTCCTTGTCAAATCTGCGTCTCTGTGCCTgtcttatgtttcctgttttactctgATAGTCTCATctcctgtgttcagtttttAGAGCTTCGCTTTGTTTTGTCATGTTTGATTACTCTCAGCTGTGCTGTTCTCATTCCCTCATTatccctgtgtatttaagccctttCTATTCCACTGGCTATGTCCCAGTTCAGGGCCttcatccttcggaggacctgGCCTTCGCAGTTTACATGGGCGGTCTCCTCTGAAGACCAAGAAGGCTGGAAGCgggaggctgtgaaatgggacggtctagccttcagatgtGCATCACCTGCTGTctcagtggagtttaataaattcagccgtctgctccttgctatctaaaatataacaggacattggagtaaattctcgaccatctcacacttctgtttaatcagttttctgtttgacctttattcagctgtgtgaaaactataactttaatctcagccaaactgatttactccggaacaaataaaacactgaaataagtCACGTTTATCAAAGTGACttttatatcatgtttaacctgagtagcgaaagaccgcgggggtctgaaaatgatgttccaggagttcgctgttctcgccggctctacTGAGCCTTGACCATCCGGTCAGCTtcaagctggtgggtaacagacgtctccgaaaacaaCGGAGCACTTTGGCAAATAAGtaatgtcttgataaaccgagcagatatttgaagttgacacacatacattcccgtctgaaaatatgttaaaagtttattttgtgacccagaaagagtaatatttcaaactctttAGCTGagtattttatattattatacaaatattatgaataataatttaattaataaagtattgaaaagtgaaagaagagtaatattacaactaagtagctgccgccattgttggaagcTGGAATTGGGTGAgccacgctatgaattctgggataggctGGGTCagccgacccatccttcaaatgcGGGGAAAagaaggacgcatttgttggCTGCATTTGGAGCAagccttcgaattgggacagccttcatctcctggctgtgacgtattcggccttcaaatgcagcctccgaaggatgcaggcCTCAAGTGGGACATAGCAATTGTTTGTTGCTAGATCGTCTGTGTATCACTCTCTGCTTTCCTCCATGGTCTGCACCTCAGGGTTTCGTGATCTGTGTTCATGTCTATGACTTTAAGGTTTGTATTGCTTTTTGTAGTTGCTCCCAGTTTAgctttttttagtttagttcgtgactttctgcttttgtttctaTTCTGCTCCTGCCGCCATTAAAGACACTTTCAACTCCTTTCGTCAGTGTCTGCATTTGGTCCCACATTCTCTCATCTCCATGCCGTCTGCCTTAGCAGACATGACACTGATGCTCTGTTATATTTGACTTATCTCACAGTggcttgaaaaaaacaagaaaacaaagtaaGGGTACTATTTTTGCCTGCATGTATAGTTACCTCACAGGACGATTCTGAGCCATGAAAATCCTGTCATCTTTGTCAAATTTAGAAAGACAACTTTTTCATCTTGTTTACAATGATTAAgaatatattttcattttccacATTATCCTAGTTATATTTTGACTTACGTTATCCCAACAGAATAAGGAACCTTTCTGAAGCCTTTCTTTAGTAAAACACTGAATGCTGATGTCAACATCTGTGTGACGGGGATATGGGTGCAGCAAACTTCTTTACTTCCCtcttctttcactttttaaaaacaccagatgCAGAAAGTTAAGAGAAAGTTATGATGGTGTTCTTGTAAGAAAAGTTTCTGTTCCTTAATCTTTACACTCTAACATCAACACTTCTCAAAACTCAGAAGCCAAAAATGGTAATATTGTTATGTAGCAGACAAAATGCATATAACAGACTCGACTTAAAATGTAATGCCTTCAAGATTCTGGATGTGCTTTGGTTACATGTCTACCTGCTATATTTGCATAAAGACAGAAACTAGCAGCATTGCGATGGGCCATGAGTTCAATGTAATGATGCGATGACCACAATGAGTATCATTCACAGCTGCAACCACAGCAGCGGAAAATGCCTTCTCGTTTCAGAGGAGCTCAAACCAGCGTCCCTCtgtgtccaggatgtgtacgtCCTCATCAATGAAACAGTGGCCACTGGCCTGAGGAGGAACGCTGGTCACTTGAATGAGTGATGgaatgtttctcccacaaaaaaTGCAACATCCAGAACCTGACAagtttaatttaagttaaataACTGATTTACAAAATTTGTTCTCCATTAATTCTCCAACAAATACACTGATAAAGTATGTAATGCCGTGACCTCTGGATTCTGAAAACCTCATTTCAGCAGTCTAAGCCGGGAAGAGCAATTGCCCAATTTTCCAATAAAATCGTGTGATGAAAGTTGTCACTTTGCACAATTCCTCTTAAATCACTGTTTACTTGCATgcagaagaggaagagaaaacagaagatGACTAATCACTTCATCTTTTAAGACCTTAAATATCCACCGTTTCCAAAACTCTCTAGATCTTCAAGCTCTCCAGAGAAGAaagtaaatcaaacaaataaaattgtgtATTCACATTTTCAAGCTGTTGAAAATGGTAAACTCTGGAAGTCTGTCTGTGCTGCTCTCCACAGTCTTGGTAGTTTTGGCCATGTCTGGATCAGAAGGTAAGACTGAACTTCATATAAACGCCATGTAAGGTTTTTCTGTCGGCTCTTCTctgtttaaaaatctttttttttttgttgttccagCAAAGAATGATTTCCACATGTGCTGCACAACTGTCACCAATAAGGAGATCACGGAACCAATTTTGGATACATTGTCCAGAGAGCAAACCCACCCTGTGTCAACGCAGTCATGTAAtctttttttgcacattaaaaGCATCAACTGTAGCCCAGGAATGATTTATTACAAATTGTTAATTACTGAAAAATATGAaatcttttttcacattttaaattaattgtTTAACTTCACCTCAACTTAATGTACTGGCTACATAACGTTAACCTAAAGATGTAGATGTGATAGTTTTTGTTGCTCTTCAGTTAAACTTAATACATAACTAGTTCATTTACTTATTGTTAATATTATATCAAATTAACTGATTAAAGTGTTACTACCAAGTTCATCGTTCATGTCTCGTTCCAGCTTTCAGACACAGTCCGGTCTTTTCTGCATCAATGCGAGA
Above is a genomic segment from Oreochromis niloticus isolate F11D_XX unplaced genomic scaffold, O_niloticus_UMD_NMBU tig00000795_pilon, whole genome shotgun sequence containing:
- the LOC109199674 gene encoding C-C motif chemokine 18-like; this translates as MVNSRSVLLLVCTVLVVGAICGSDARQDGKRRPCCVAVTNLDMSAEVVGETYRQQAATPPCVKAIIFNTEHGPLCADPNAQWVKDLIASMTRV
- the LOC109199675 gene encoding eotaxin-like gives rise to the protein MSVKILSITLLLLFVCVSSAARHPSRSRMCCIKVTTLNMSPEVVGETYREQAAGSPCVKAIIFNTEYGQLCADPNAQWVKDLTANMMKV